A stretch of Streptococcus chenjunshii DNA encodes these proteins:
- a CDS encoding class I SAM-dependent rRNA methyltransferase gives MSRLYVTSAVERKINRGVQCLEAKDFQKLKQTDKEVLLYNKAQQLLGTAYLSKQNKGIGWFLTKEKVTLNKAYFTALFQKAREKRSQYEKSDQTTAYRIFNQDGDFFGGMTIDLYGDYALFSWYNTFVYSIRQTVIAAFRDVFGDKVKGAYEKNRFKDSPYDSAFIYGQKAAETFLIAENGLKYSVFLNQGLMTGIFLDQRDVRKELANGLAAGKRLLNLFSYTAAFSLAAAAGGAAETVSVDLAKRSQELSLAHFAANDLAADNHRFLVMDVFDYLRYAKRKGLFFDIILIDPPSFARNKKQTFSVHKDYPELIAQAVDVLSENGLIIAAVNAANMSISQFKKELEKGLRTHKHTYLNLKQLPNDFTVNQADEKSNYLKVFTIKVEK, from the coding sequence ATGAGTAGACTGTATGTGACTTCTGCTGTTGAAAGAAAAATTAACAGAGGTGTTCAGTGTTTAGAAGCGAAAGATTTTCAAAAGTTAAAGCAGACAGATAAGGAAGTCTTGCTTTATAATAAGGCGCAACAATTGCTGGGAACGGCTTATTTGTCTAAGCAGAATAAAGGCATTGGTTGGTTTTTAACAAAAGAAAAAGTTACTTTAAATAAGGCTTATTTTACTGCCCTTTTTCAGAAAGCAAGGGAAAAACGGTCTCAGTACGAAAAATCCGATCAGACGACAGCTTACCGTATCTTTAATCAGGACGGTGACTTTTTCGGCGGTATGACCATTGATTTATACGGAGATTATGCCCTTTTTTCTTGGTACAACACTTTCGTGTATTCTATCCGTCAGACAGTTATTGCTGCTTTTAGAGATGTTTTCGGAGATAAGGTGAAAGGTGCTTATGAAAAAAATCGTTTTAAGGACTCACCTTATGACTCAGCTTTCATCTATGGACAAAAAGCAGCAGAGACGTTTTTGATTGCTGAAAATGGTCTTAAATACAGTGTCTTTCTTAATCAAGGACTGATGACTGGAATTTTTTTAGATCAGCGTGATGTCCGCAAGGAACTGGCCAACGGTCTGGCTGCGGGAAAAAGGCTGCTCAATCTCTTCTCCTATACAGCTGCCTTTTCTCTGGCTGCAGCTGCGGGGGGAGCTGCCGAGACAGTCTCAGTTGATTTGGCTAAAAGATCTCAAGAACTGTCACTGGCGCATTTTGCAGCTAATGACCTTGCAGCAGACAATCACCGCTTTTTGGTTATGGATGTCTTTGACTATTTGAGATATGCCAAGCGCAAAGGTTTGTTTTTTGATATTATTTTAATTGATCCGCCCAGCTTCGCACGGAACAAAAAACAGACTTTTTCAGTCCATAAAGACTATCCTGAACTCATCGCTCAGGCAGTGGACGTTCTGTCTGAAAACGGTCTGATTATCGCTGCAGTCAATGCTGCAAATATGAGTATCTCTCAATTTAAAAAAGAGTTGGAGAAAGGGCTTAGAACACATAAACATACCTATCTCAATCTCAAACAATTGCCGAATGATTTTACGGTAAACCAAGCTGATGAAAAAAGTAATTATTTAAAAGTATTCACAATAAAGGTAGAAAAATGA
- a CDS encoding LTA synthase family protein: MKKVINKFLAIMSSRLGFVLTLLLFYWLKNLWAYNIDFSLDVGNLYQIFLTVINPIPIGLLVLGLPLYITNTKVFYTVEILLYVILNFLLLANVIYFSEFTDFITVSTMLASGSASAGLGDSALNLLKPSYIIYILDLVFLIYVFIRKQIETDRRSFNKRAAFAVTALSGLFFSINLFLAEVDRPQLLTRGFSNTYLVRAIGLPAFTVYSANQTYQAQKERSEATADKLAEAETYISDHYAKPDAKYYGIAKNRNVIMLHLESFQQFLIDYKLNVNGSEHEVTPFINSLYHSQSTISFSNFFHQVKAGKTSDAETMMETSLFGLNTGSYMVNYGGDNTAYAAPSILAQNGDYTSAVFHGNVGSFWNRNNTYKQWGYNYFFDSASFSEQTKNNSFQYGLNDKYMFADSIKYLEQLQQPFYAKYITVSNHYPYTSLAGESDEEGFPLADTGDETINGYFATANYLDASVEAFFKYLQAAGIYDNSIIVLYGDHYGISNSRNTSLASLLGKDPETWTEYDNAMLQRVPYMIHIPGYNQGFISDTYGGEIDSLPTLLHLLGIDTSQYIQLGQDLLSPDNDQIVSLRTSGYYITPEYTSYSGRTYFTQSGEEITNPDEGTAEKLKEIRDTASAQLSVSDSIQTGDLLRFYSSKDLQPTDASKITYTDQLKQMESIAKDLGNDSTSIFSRHGNQTTQDFFQAPSYTELHGTSPSASSSSSSSSE; the protein is encoded by the coding sequence GTGAAAAAAGTAATAAACAAATTTCTTGCTATCATGAGCAGCCGTCTGGGTTTTGTTTTAACTCTGCTGCTGTTTTATTGGCTAAAAAACCTATGGGCCTACAATATCGATTTTTCTTTAGATGTTGGCAATCTTTACCAGATTTTCCTAACCGTTATCAATCCGATACCTATCGGCCTTTTAGTTCTGGGACTCCCTTTATATATTACAAATACCAAAGTTTTCTACACAGTAGAAATATTGCTTTATGTCATTCTGAACTTTTTGCTGCTGGCTAATGTCATCTATTTCAGCGAGTTTACCGACTTCATTACTGTCAGCACCATGCTGGCAAGTGGCAGTGCCTCTGCGGGGTTGGGCGATTCAGCTTTAAACCTTTTAAAGCCAAGCTACATCATCTATATACTGGATCTTGTTTTTTTAATCTATGTTTTTATAAGAAAGCAAATAGAAACAGACAGACGCAGCTTTAATAAAAGAGCAGCCTTTGCCGTTACCGCCCTATCCGGACTCTTTTTTTCTATCAATCTTTTCTTAGCTGAAGTTGATCGGCCTCAACTGCTGACACGCGGTTTTTCCAACACTTATTTAGTGCGTGCTATCGGTCTTCCGGCCTTCACGGTTTACAGCGCCAATCAAACTTATCAGGCCCAAAAAGAGAGGTCGGAGGCAACTGCCGACAAGCTGGCTGAAGCTGAAACCTACATTTCTGACCACTATGCAAAGCCTGATGCAAAGTATTACGGTATTGCTAAAAACCGTAATGTGATTATGCTTCATTTGGAGAGTTTCCAGCAGTTTCTCATTGACTATAAACTGAACGTCAATGGTAGCGAACATGAGGTCACCCCTTTTATCAACTCTCTTTATCATTCTCAGTCTACCATTTCATTCTCTAACTTTTTCCATCAGGTCAAAGCTGGTAAAACATCAGATGCTGAAACAATGATGGAAACTTCTCTATTCGGTCTTAATACCGGTTCATACATGGTTAATTACGGCGGCGACAACACTGCTTATGCCGCACCTTCCATCCTGGCGCAAAACGGTGATTATACCAGTGCAGTCTTTCATGGCAACGTCGGCAGTTTTTGGAATAGAAACAACACATATAAGCAGTGGGGCTATAACTATTTCTTTGATTCTGCTTCTTTTTCAGAACAAACCAAAAACAATTCCTTTCAGTACGGCCTCAACGACAAGTACATGTTTGCTGATTCGATCAAATACTTAGAACAGCTCCAGCAGCCGTTTTATGCTAAATACATCACCGTCTCAAACCACTATCCTTATACCAGTCTAGCCGGAGAATCTGATGAAGAAGGCTTCCCTTTAGCTGATACTGGAGACGAAACAATTAATGGTTATTTTGCCACAGCCAACTATTTAGATGCTTCGGTGGAAGCCTTCTTCAAGTATTTGCAGGCGGCAGGTATCTACGACAACTCTATTATTGTCCTTTACGGCGATCACTACGGTATTTCCAACAGCCGCAATACCAGTCTAGCCAGCTTACTTGGCAAAGATCCAGAGACCTGGACGGAATATGACAACGCTATGCTACAGCGAGTTCCCTACATGATTCATATCCCCGGTTACAACCAAGGTTTTATCAGCGATACTTACGGCGGTGAGATTGATTCCCTGCCAACACTTCTCCACTTGCTCGGAATTGACACCAGCCAATATATCCAACTTGGACAAGACCTGCTTTCGCCGGATAATGACCAGATTGTCTCTCTTAGGACATCCGGTTATTATATCACACCAGAATATACCAGTTACAGCGGGCGGACATATTTTACGCAAAGCGGAGAAGAAATTACCAATCCAGATGAGGGAACAGCAGAAAAGCTGAAAGAAATCCGCGACACTGCATCAGCACAGCTTTCGGTCAGTGATTCTATTCAAACTGGCGATCTTTTACGTTTTTACAGCAGCAAAGATCTGCAGCCGACCGATGCTAGCAAGATCACTTATACCGACCAGCTTAAACAAATGGAAAGTATTGCAAAAGATTTGGGAAACGACTCAACCAGTATTTTCAGCCGCCACGGCAACCAAACAACACAAGATTTTTTCCAAGCACCAAGCTATACTGAGCTTCACGGAACATCACCTTCAGCAAGCTCCAGTTCTTCTTCCAGTTCAGAATAG
- the bsh gene encoding choloylglycine hydrolase, producing MCTAITFSTKDHYFGRNFDYEISYNEVVTITPRNYKFVFRKADSIDSHYAIIGITANIESYPLYYDAMNEKGLAMAGLNFPDNADYKPFAEGKDNITPFEFIPWILGQCATVAEAKNLLARINLVNINFSSELPLSPLHWLLADKKEAVVIESVKEGLKIYDNPTGVLTNNPPFDYQIFNLNNYRTLSTFTPDNHFSDQLDLDVYSRGMGGIGLPGDLSSASRFVKVAFTRLNSVSGDSESESISQSFHILGSVEQQMGLCVVGNQKYEHTIYSSCCNLDKGIYYYRTYNNSQITGVDLNKENLEGEQLITYPITDKQEIKMSN from the coding sequence ATGTGTACTGCTATTACTTTTTCAACCAAAGATCATTATTTCGGACGAAATTTTGATTATGAAATTTCTTATAATGAAGTGGTTACTATCACTCCAAGAAATTATAAATTTGTCTTTCGCAAAGCTGACAGCATTGACAGCCATTACGCCATCATTGGTATTACAGCAAATATAGAGAGCTACCCTCTGTACTATGATGCTATGAATGAAAAAGGATTAGCTATGGCCGGTCTCAATTTCCCTGACAATGCAGATTATAAACCATTTGCAGAGGGAAAAGACAATATTACTCCTTTTGAATTTATTCCATGGATTCTTGGTCAATGTGCAACAGTTGCAGAAGCCAAAAACCTTTTAGCCCGTATTAATCTCGTTAATATTAACTTCAGTTCAGAACTGCCGCTTTCACCTCTTCATTGGCTGCTGGCTGATAAAAAAGAAGCGGTTGTCATTGAAAGTGTCAAAGAAGGTCTAAAAATTTATGATAATCCAACCGGGGTGTTGACTAATAATCCTCCTTTTGACTACCAGATCTTTAACCTGAATAATTACAGAACCCTGTCAACCTTTACCCCTGACAATCATTTTTCTGACCAGCTTGATTTGGATGTCTACAGTCGGGGAATGGGAGGGATTGGTTTACCAGGTGATTTATCATCAGCTTCTCGCTTTGTAAAAGTCGCTTTTACAAGACTTAATTCTGTATCTGGTGATTCAGAAAGTGAAAGCATCAGTCAGTCTTTTCATATCTTAGGATCAGTAGAACAACAAATGGGACTGTGTGTTGTGGGTAACCAGAAATACGAGCATACTATCTATTCCTCCTGTTGCAATTTAGATAAAGGTATTTATTATTACAGAACCTATAACAACAGTCAAATTACAGGCGTAGATCTGAACAAAGAAAATTTGGAGGGAGAACAGCTAATCACCTATCCAATAACAGATAAACAAGAAATCAAAATGTCAAATTAA
- a CDS encoding ISL3 family transposase: MEHLKYTTELIGMKDPNIIIGSAVKYDSHIVINAMLDYLPKHCPLCNHHMIKYDFQKPSTIPILDIQGMPTLLKLKKRRFQCKSCRKVRVAQTSLLKKNHQISHPVWQKITQLHTEKRTNTDIAKALHISVSAVQRQLEQLTFKEDFSRLPEILSWDEFSCHKGRLAFIAQDFQTKKIMAILDNNQQTTIKNHFFKYSRKGREQVKVVTADMSGSYIPLIKRLFPNAKIVLDRFHIVQHLGRAMLATRIAIMKTFDKGSLPYRALKNHWRLFQKESRKLSDKPFYSRTFRQTLTPREIIEKTLNLSDELCYYYDLYQLLLFHFQQKNSKYFFELIEEHMGTVNSVLQTTFETFKKYKKEITNALEFPYSNAKLEATNKIIKDIKRNAFGFRNFKNFKTKILIALNIQKERTSLILSRA, translated from the coding sequence ATGGAACATCTTAAGTATACCACAGAATTAATCGGAATGAAAGACCCAAATATCATCATAGGGAGTGCTGTTAAATACGATAGTCATATTGTCATCAACGCTATGCTGGATTATCTACCAAAACATTGTCCTCTCTGTAATCACCACATGATTAAATATGATTTCCAAAAGCCATCTACCATTCCAATCTTAGATATCCAAGGCATGCCAACCCTCCTTAAACTCAAAAAAAGACGCTTCCAATGCAAGTCCTGCCGTAAAGTCAGGGTCGCTCAAACAAGTTTGCTTAAGAAGAATCACCAAATCTCGCATCCTGTCTGGCAGAAAATCACCCAGCTTCATACCGAAAAACGGACCAATACAGACATCGCTAAAGCCCTTCATATCTCCGTTTCTGCCGTCCAACGACAGTTAGAACAATTGACTTTCAAAGAGGACTTTTCAAGACTTCCTGAGATCTTATCTTGGGATGAATTTTCATGTCACAAGGGAAGACTCGCTTTTATCGCTCAAGATTTTCAAACCAAAAAGATTATGGCCATTTTAGACAACAACCAGCAAACAACTATCAAGAACCACTTTTTTAAGTACTCTCGAAAGGGTCGTGAGCAGGTTAAGGTCGTGACCGCAGACATGTCTGGAAGCTATATCCCCCTAATCAAAAGATTATTTCCAAACGCCAAGATTGTGTTGGACCGTTTCCACATTGTGCAGCACCTAGGACGTGCTATGTTGGCTACCAGAATTGCCATCATGAAAACCTTTGATAAAGGCTCATTACCTTATCGTGCCTTAAAAAATCACTGGCGACTCTTCCAAAAAGAGAGTCGGAAGCTCTCTGACAAACCCTTCTATTCACGAACTTTCAGACAGACTTTAACACCTCGTGAAATCATTGAGAAAACACTAAATCTCTCAGACGAACTTTGCTATTACTATGATCTTTATCAGCTGCTCTTATTCCATTTTCAGCAGAAGAATTCCAAGTACTTTTTCGAACTGATCGAAGAACACATGGGCACGGTCAACTCAGTGCTTCAAACGACCTTTGAGACCTTCAAGAAATACAAAAAAGAGATTACCAACGCCCTTGAATTCCCCTACTCCAACGCCAAACTCGAAGCTACCAATAAGATTATCAAAGACATTAAGCGAAATGCCTTTGGTTTTAGGAACTTCAAAAACTTTAAAACTAAAATTCTAATCGCTTTGAACATTCAAAAAGAGAGAACCTCTCTGATTCTCTCTCGTGCTTAG
- the rplT gene encoding 50S ribosomal protein L20 has translation MARVKGGVVSRKRRKRILKLAKGYYGSKHVLFRTAKEQVMNSYYYAYRDRRQKKRDFRKLWITRINAAARLNGLSYSQLMHGLKLAEIEVNRKMLADLAVNDAAAFTALAEAAKAKLETA, from the coding sequence ATGGCTCGTGTTAAAGGTGGCGTTGTTTCACGTAAACGCCGTAAACGTATTTTAAAATTAGCAAAAGGTTACTATGGTTCAAAGCATGTCTTGTTCCGTACAGCAAAAGAACAAGTAATGAATTCGTATTACTATGCTTACCGTGATCGCCGTCAGAAAAAACGTGATTTCCGTAAACTGTGGATTACTCGTATCAACGCAGCAGCTCGTTTGAATGGTCTTTCCTATTCACAGCTGATGCACGGTTTGAAATTAGCAGAAATCGAAGTTAACCGTAAGATGCTGGCTGATTTAGCAGTTAATGATGCGGCAGCCTTTACAGCATTGGCAGAAGCTGCCAAAGCAAAACTTGAAACGGCTTAG
- the rpmI gene encoding 50S ribosomal protein L35 — MPKQKTHRASAKRFKRTGSGGLKRFRAYTSHRFHGKTKKQRRHLRKAAMVHSGDFKRIKSMLIGLK, encoded by the coding sequence ATGCCAAAACAAAAAACACACCGTGCATCAGCAAAGCGCTTTAAACGTACAGGTTCAGGCGGTCTCAAACGTTTCCGCGCATACACTTCGCACCGTTTCCATGGTAAAACTAAGAAACAGCGCCGTCACCTTCGCAAAGCAGCGATGGTTCATTCGGGCGATTTCAAGCGCATTAAATCAATGTTAATAGGACTTAAGTAA
- the infC gene encoding translation initiation factor IF-3 — protein MKIIAKKDLFINDEIRVREVRLVGLDGEQLGIKPLSEAQAAADDANVDLVLIQPQATPPVAKIMDYGKFKFEYQKKQKEQRKKQSVVTVKEVRLSPVIDKGDFETKLRNGRKFLEKGNKVKVSIRFKGRMITHKDIGAKVLAEFAEKTQDIAIIEQRAKMDGRQMFMQLAPIPDKK, from the coding sequence GTGAAGTTCGTCTTGTTGGTCTTGATGGTGAGCAATTGGGCATTAAGCCGCTTTCAGAAGCACAGGCTGCTGCTGACGATGCCAATGTTGATTTGGTCTTAATTCAGCCGCAGGCTACACCGCCGGTTGCGAAAATTATGGATTACGGCAAGTTCAAATTTGAATACCAAAAAAAGCAAAAGGAACAGCGTAAAAAACAAAGCGTTGTTACAGTAAAAGAAGTTCGTTTGAGTCCGGTAATTGATAAGGGCGATTTTGAAACAAAACTGCGCAATGGCCGTAAATTTTTAGAAAAAGGCAATAAGGTTAAAGTTTCAATTCGTTTTAAGGGACGGATGATCACCCATAAAGATATTGGGGCAAAAGTTTTAGCTGAATTTGCCGAAAAAACTCAGGATATTGCCATTATTGAGCAAAGAGCCAAGATGGATGGCAGGCAGATGTTTATGCAGCTTGCTCCGATTCCTGACAAAAAATAA